From the genome of Pseudomonas helvetica:
AAAAATGCGCGAAATCCGCAGCAGCGGCAAAGTCATCGGCGCCGATCGCATCGCCGTGATGGCCGCGCTGAACATCACCCACGATCTGCTGCACACACGGGAACGTCCTGATGTGCAGGCCAGTGGCTCGACCCGCGAGCAGGTGCGTGACCTGCTCGATCGAGTGGATCTGGTGCTCGCCACCGATCCGGATGTCAGCAAGGGCTGATTCCCGAAGGTGGTTGCGGTATACTCGCGCCACTCCCTGGGGTGCTTGCCAGTTGACGATGTCCCTGAGCCGATTCGCACTACCCTGGAAGTTGCACGTTGGGCTGGTGTGCATGTCCGCTAGACGGAAAGCCTTAAAGCCTACTGCATCTTCCACCTTGAACTTTCGGGTTCAAGGGCTAAGTCGACAGCGGTTCATCCGGGGAGCCTATATTCAAGCCGATGCCGGTTTTTGCCGGCATCGGCTTTTTACGATGTCACCGCCCTGGTGCCCTCGACACTCGAACAGCCCATGACGATGACCGAACCTGCGCCGCTATCTCGCCCGCAACTTCGACGCATGCTGCGCCAGGCCCGTCGCGCACTGAGCAACAGTGAGCAGCGCCAGGCCGCTCGCGGGCTGTATCGGCAATTGGCGCAACATCCGTTGTTCCGCCGCGCAAAACACATCTCCCTGTACCTGCCTACCGACGGTGAAATCGATCCGCGCCTGTTGCTGCGCGCCGCTCAACGCCGGGGCAAGGCGACTTACCTGCCGGTACTCAGCGCCTGGCCGCGAACCAAGATGGTCT
Proteins encoded in this window:
- a CDS encoding cell division protein ZapA, whose protein sequence is MSSSNSVTVQILDKEYSIICPQEERSNLVSAARYLDGKMREIRSSGKVIGADRIAVMAALNITHDLLHTRERPDVQASGSTREQVRDLLDRVDLVLATDPDVSKG